The region GTCCCGTCTATAGTTTTCCAGTTGAACATTCTAGGAATACGATCTCCATTTTTTACTACCAAATTTGGGGAAACGTTGGAGCAGCACTCGTATAGCCATGCTTGCATAGCAAACGGAAAACCACGAAGGCAATAATACTGTTTTGTCTTATCCATCTTATGGTGAATACTTCTGACCAAATCATCAAACGCTTCCTTTCCCCATGTATAGTCTACGTACCGCCCACTCTCTACCAAGTCAAAATGGAGCCTTGGAATCACTACATTGTTTTTCTCACCGGATAGGATGTATGTATGGATAAAATACGATAATGCAATCTTTACGAAGATCTCCGTCTGCATCATCATCAACGCCCCAATTCTGATCCTTAAAGCATTCAAGCAATTCAGTCTTTTTCACACTTTTGTCGGAACCCCCAAAATATGTATCCAACAGTCTATTTTTCTTAGAGTTAACGACAATTTCTTCCCCGAAACACTTCAACCCAGTCATTAATGCAAAATCGAAAAGCTGGAACGTCAATTCAAAACCATTAACATCAATAACAAAGGCAGTTGGGGTACTTTTTTTCAGCTCTCTAACCATAAAACACCTGAACATTTGTGGTTGAACTTCACAATGCTGCATGTCGAGGTATTTCCCAAATATAGTCTCGGAAAAGAGTTCAAAGCTCTATCCGTAAGCTTgtccttcaattcttttttaACTTTCGGGTTCATGTAAGAAGCATATCGTATTGCATGACTAGGCGGATATTGTACAAAGAATTTAACATCCTGTATAAATACAAGTAGTTAACTAAAAAGAAGACACAacaaatatatgtatacgaatatCATAATAAACTGATGAAGAAATTTATGAGGTTCTCATAAAACCATCAATTTTACACAgtaaaattgcttaagtatgtggttctcaattcatcaatttttctaataaatacatcacatacattgaaaatggttccaggttcttcaattttccaaattcaaatacATGATTCTCAGTTCACCAACCTTTTCAAATACTCAGCAAATTTCCAAATATGGGATTCCCATTCATcaattttccaattttccaaatacATATCATAAGATATACAGAACAAAAGTGATTCTCAGTTATGTAATTTTTCCAAATACATAACATACATTCAAAAAAATACGATTCTAAGTTcataaattttccaaatactCAGCAA is a window of Lycium ferocissimum isolate CSIRO_LF1 chromosome 12, AGI_CSIRO_Lferr_CH_V1, whole genome shotgun sequence DNA encoding:
- the LOC132040732 gene encoding uncharacterized protein LOC132040732; the protein is MMMQTEIFVKIALSYFIHTYILSGEKNNVVIPRLHFDLVESGRYVDYTWGKEAFDDLVRSIHHKMDKTKQYYCLRGFPFAMQAWLYECCSNVSPNLVVKNGDRIPRMFNWKTIDGTPHFKDLMTRMFNEEDESEDRLTYTNIVATISEIEKLGLRPYLSGNFCIDRSTTGGG